The nucleotide window AGAAACCTGAACACAAGTCTTTCCTGTTCCTATCCATGGCATAAAGGCATGTCTTGCACCGATAACGCAGAGAGAATGACTACAACGATACATGCAGGTCATCGATgaaacacttagacttggaggcaTAGCAATATGGTTACTGAGGGAAGCAAAAGTGGATATCGAGTATCAAGGTAATTGTTTCCTGTTATTTAGGTGTTCGTCTCAACTCTTCCAGTGTTTGCTAAACATACAAAGAAGCTATGTAGAATTTGGTAATTCTTGCAGCGAAAAAACCAACAATCCGAGAATGAATCGCCTCACTCAGTTACTTCTTCTAACGATTGTCAGATTTTTCTATTCCAAAGGGATTCTTCGTGGTTCCCTTTCTCTCAGCAGTTCACCGGGATGAAAGTATATATCCCGAGGCTTTGAGTTTTCACCCTTGGAGGTGGATGGATCAAGAGAACAAGGTTTGTGGTATTTTTGCCTGTTGTTTACCGTGGTGATAATTCTACATGTTAGGCTAACATGAATGTAATGTGATTGGCAATCACAATCGGATATGTTTGTGCACAAACATGGAGTGATGAAGTTCTTTTCTTGTGGATTTGAAGGATAAGAGAAATTGGAGAACTAGTCCCTTTTACACACCATTTGGAGGGGGTGCTCGGTGCTGCCCAGGGGCTGAACTAGCTCGACTTCAGATTGCTTTCTTTCTACATCATATTGTTACTAAGCTCAGGTTTGCATTCTACTTCTTGTCCAGCTTTTAATAAAACAAATGTATGCTCAACTTGTTTTGATTCATGCACTTAGAGCAAAAAGTGTTCCACAAAATGTCGGTTAGAGAATGAACAAAAGGAATTGTATTCACACAAACGCATACCCGGTGCCAGTTCTAGCAAGAATGAGCTGAACTAATGAACTTACTCGAAATGCATCTTTGGATCTTAACAGATGGATTCAAGTCAAAGAAGATAGGATGTCATTTTTCCCTTCAGCTCGGCTAGTGAATGGATTCCAAATTCATATAACCAAGAATCCTGATGAAGTTGTAGGCTGATACATCTGACAGAGTTGCTCAAGGAAATCGAGTTTGCCGGGTTTTCACTTTGTCAATGTACATTCACTAGACACTGCTGGTTTCTATACTCATCACAAGCTTTTATGCTCTTCAAAATGCAGACGAGGGTTTACATGTAGTTATTCTTTTTCTCTAGAAATATTTGTCATGAAAACCATGCTAGATAATTCGATGTTTTAGTACTAGTCTTCATTCATTTGGGCACATATTGTATCTTGTTTTCCTGGTGAAACTTGGTTGTGATCATTGATCTGGTTGTTTCTGATGTCTCACTCAAAACCAAAATGCCAACTAGAGATGGTGATATGCTGTTTTCAGAAAAGTGTAATATAATTTTGAAGCTAGTTAGATTTATGATATGTTTGTGGAATTGGGTGACTTAAACAACTCATTATATCGAGCCGCATTATCAACTCGGAGTAAGTGAGCTTTTGATAAGACCCTTAGGGTTTTATCGTGGAAGAAGAGGAATAAAAGGGAGGATCgaggatcacttcgaggggatcgatctcctaggatttatcaaaatattaaaataatatttttattaattattaaaaaaatatatatacatttctatttatagagtttctccAACAACTCTCTATCTTTTCGTATAAAGGTTTTACCATTTGACTAAAACTGAGGATTAATGTTTGTCCGAGACGTTGACAAAGTGGCCGGCAGAGATCAAGTTGGGCTGAGTAGTGGAAAGCATTGGGCCATCTTATTTGGGCCCGAGCTTTGTGAAGCTCAAAAGCCTTGCGCAGACCGTCTTAGGAATCGAAGCTTCGAGCTATCGCGATAAGGCCACCCGAAGTCCCCGTTTGTTTTCTAGGGCTTTCGGCGCTCTCTCTCGATCGTGTGGTTCTCGCCGGAAACCGGTGGCGGTGACGTCGGTGGGCTAGGGTTTCTCTTCGCTGGCAATCGCGAACCATGGCAGGAAAGGAAGTGCGAGAGTACACCAACCTCAGCGACCCGAAAGGTATTCCTATCGACAAGTTTCTCCCAGCTGTTGTCATGCTCCGTGTTAAATGTTCTTGATTCGATTCGGCAGATCGAAAATGGGGGAAAGGGAAGGACAAGATCGACGACGAGGACATCACGTTCCAacggatggtagcaaaggttagcCAATCGGCCCTTCTATTGGTGATTGTTTCTTTTCTACCGATTCTATACGTTTCGTCGAGAAGAGGAATCTTTGTATTGGTAGTGTTGTCTTCTTCTAAGTTGTTGCTATGAGGAAGGTTCTTTTCTTTCGAAGTTCGAGGAATATATGTTCGTCGTCCAATACCTCGTCTGTGTTGGGTGCCTTTCTTTTGCCAATGTTATATCTTTCTTCTTCCATTTGGTGCCTCTTCTGGGTTATTAATTGGTATTTGTTTCCTTTCTTTAGCCAAAATTACATCTTTTTTGTACTTCGTCGGTCTCTGGTACGGATTGTTTCCTTTCTTTAGGTTTCCTGGAGACGGGCCTGTGTCAAACTAGCTGTCGCGCTTAATTTGGATGTGATCTCATGGGAGATGGATTCTGATTTAAAACACAAGATTCGCCTATTCATCAATCCTAGTATTTAACAAGTTATCATGTGAACTGCTACTTATCGAGAGAAGTGTACTCATCTTTGGTTCATATTTAGGTGTATATAATATCACATAATTATACATGTAAGATGAATTGTCCAGAATATTCTGAAGATCATGATGATATCTCGTTGTTGTAATGTACTGCCAACAGCACATTTTCAAgcaatctttaatttttttagtttagCATTTATTTTCTCCAACATAGCAAACTTCTACTTCTGTGTTGAAGTTTTACACCTTGTTAGATTGGTTAACAGCCACAAACACGCAGGGAGGCACTGAAAGAAAACTTCCATATGGTGAAACTTAAAAGATGCCTCAGAAATGTTGATTTACTGGCATAAACTGTGGAATACAATTGGGTTGATGCAAGTGAATTTTTTATGTTGATCACTTGTTTGGATGTGTAGATTTCGTAAATTCATACATTTTCAGTTATAGTGTTCTGATAACATGCCCCGGCAGGGATATTGGCTTCTCCTGTTGGGCGGTTGATGCTAGCAGATGCAGGAAGTTGCCGGTGAACGTGGAGGCTACCTTCATGGGCGAGGCGGTACTTGCTTTTCCTTTTAGTAATGACATTATGTGTTTACATGATATTGCCAACTTTGTAGTGGTTTGCTTCCAGCTTTGGACAGTGATGACTTGCTGTATCTAAAGGAACAGATGGAAGCTGAGGAAGATGCTGAGCGTCTTCTACGGTGCACTGAGAAACAAGCTTTTGCTGCATTTAAGATATCCTCGTGTGTTCGAGttgcatatgttgacatattttttgttcttgcatcattgttttgtttttctttcgTTCTTTGACTCTCTTAGTACAAAGCTGCAAATCTGGTGGATTCATCACCTGCACCTTTGCCCTTGCTACTTCGGGTTGAACCGAAGCCCAAGACTGGCATAAGGTGATGTTGGACTTATCATTGGCTTATGTTAACATATTTTTTGTTCTTGTATCATTGTtctgtttttctttctttctttgactcTCTGAGTACAAAGCTGCAAGTCTGGTTGATTCCTCACCTGCACCTTTGCCCTTGCCGTTGCCGCTTCGGGTTGAACCGAAGCCCAAGAGTGGCATAAGGTGATGTTGGACTTATCATTGGCTTCCTAATACTGTAGACTAGTTTTCTTTAAGAAAAATCTGATTGATCATTTCCTTGATGGACAGGCAGCAAGATCTCTTGAAAAACATTATTGGAATCAAACCTAAACGGCAGAAAGTTTCAAGTCCTAGTTCACTGCAATCTGAACGACCGACTGTCTCATCAACTGGAGACGGTGAGGGACAACCGGGGAAGAATATCTCTCATTCAACGCCATCCAAAACCCAGAAAAATGCATGTCTGGCAGCTAATGTTGCAACGCAGGAGCAGCAGGAGCAGCCGGTGCGAGAAGATACTTCCATGAAAACTAATGGCGACGAGGCCAATCAAAAACCAGAATATACTGTTAAAAGTTTGCTAGGACTGGCTTATGAAAGTTCTGATGACGAATGACCAGAGGAAAATATACAACCATAGCATCCTCGGGAATTTTCTCTTCTATTTTGTTTTCACTACAACTTAGTCGTTGTAGGTCTGTCTTGTTAATTTTCTAATGTGAGCAAACCTGTTGGTAGAAGATACAACTCTTCGGCTATTTTTACCCAAACCACGTTCCACAATACATCAATGCAATTATATCTGAAGGAGCAATTTTTATGCTCCAAACTGGACGTTTGACTTGCGAACATTGTATCTCTTGTTGTGAGGATAGATTTTCCAACACTCACCATCAAATCCTTTGCATTCTGAATATCTGTTGAAAATTTCCAGGGAAAATAGAATGTGGATGGAAGGAGAGAACTATTTGTCcttcattttcatattttttCCTCGAGAAGGGCTTATCACTTTGACATCAAACAAGTGGAATGGTCTAATTTTGCTTGGATTACAAGAGTTATGCTTTGTTCATACGGTAGTTTACCATTTCCAAAGCTTGCTTACTTGTCGTTGTGTGGCAATTTCCAAAGTTCTATACTAATCCGTGAAATCAGTGTATATCATCACTCATTCACGACAGAAGTTGATGTTGCAATGTTGGTTTACGTGCAAATCTGGCACAAGGAAGATTCTCATGTCACAATCCTTTATGGCTTCCACTCCGTCTGCTTCAACTCTTACAGAAAATTGACCGACCGATCACACCACAGTCGCACATCctcaaaattagaaaaagaaaagcccCACAGGACTGGCATTTTGGAAAGAAACAGAGAACTCTCCATGCAAAAAAGTACTTGTTATCTTTTAATTAGCATTGTCCGTCTGCATCAAACCGATGAGTACGACACAGCAACGACCTAATCACACAAAGACGACGAATCGAGAACAACAACGAAGGAGAGAAAGGAGACAAGAAAAAGACCTTGGTGTCGAGCGTGACGGCGCAAAGGATGTGGGTGTTGTGCATGGCGACGCGGAGGTACTCGTGGGTGCCGCGGGAGAAGTTCATCCCCGCCAGCAACAGCTTCATCAGCATCGGCACCGACCGCGATCTTCGTCTTGGGCACTCGCCCCTCGTTGGGCAGCTCCTTCAGTATCCCCCCGATGTCGATGTCTCGCCATCCCTCTTCTCTTCCCCCTCCTCCCCCGAAACCCCACCAAAATCGCTAGCTGCTCCGATCAATCAACCGCACCACCGAGAACAGCAGTAACTACTACAAGTGtcatcaagaaaagaaaaaaagagcatTGGAGAGAAGAAGAAATCTGATCGATACCAAAACTATATACTCTTTTCtgtcgtctcctcctcctccaccacccaaCAGTCGAACACCCTCGAGTGAAAAAGCTGGCTGTCGATGTTATCATCGACAGTGGCGCTAAAAGCACGAGAAGGATCTCTGATGCGCCGTACGCATTTGTTACCCGCACGCGTAATGTATGCACTTAATTATTTGATAAAAGatattttgaatttattttttatattaaaaatacttttttattttcAGTCTTTTGCGTAGCAGTAGAAATAGGGTACAAATAACACTCGCAGAGATGGACGATAAAATGGGTCAACGGGTTGACGAAAGCGGGTAAGTCAACAGACGGGTGGGTGGTTCTCCACAAGCGCATCGTCTCCATGAGGGTTCGTTCCTCTTGGTGTTCCAAGCCATGAAGGTCTTCGTCTGCAATATGTTTCTTTAAGCTTACTGCAATCTTCTGCTTTGGTATGTATAAAGATTTCTTTATACATACCACCTCCGGAAAAAGACAAATCTTTCAGGATCACAAAGTCTTGAGATTTCTTTGTTATGATCTCCGGTCACCCTAAGAAGGTTCTCTTCATTGTAGTTATCCTCAACATATTAACACGAGAAGTTACTACGGCAGACCGAGGCAGTGTTTGACCAATGGTGTTGTTCATACGAAGTGTGTCGTGAAATAGGTAAAATCATGGTGCTGGACTTCAAGCTGCTGCAGCCATGACTTTGCAGCACCGAGGAGGGAGGTGATTCTCTCATGATCTCCTGTGCCAGCCATCGTCCACAGGCTCCCTTGAAGCTTGTAAGTGGCCAGACCAAATGGAGGAAGAGAGATGCGGTCGCACTTCTCTTCGGGTTTCATTCCATTCTTCTTCCCGTCTCTGAACGAGGTCAGATCATTTGTGAAGCTCTCATGAATCTGATCTGCATGAACATTCGGAAGAAACATCTCCATAAAAAGGATGTAGATTTCATTGAGATAGTACTTCGCATCAATGCATCAGGATGTAGAAGAAAGCAATGAGTTTCTACCTCTACAGCAAGCACAATCAATGAAGCCAAACCCGTAAATTGTTTATTGGATGAGAGAAATCCAGTTGGCcatgaaatatattaaaataacacAAGTGTTTTGGTGTTGGATACGATTCATGTCGAGTTGCCAATTCCGAGGTTGTGAAGAACAGCATAAACACATACCTTGAAACAAAGAGGACAATGTGTGGTAAGTCAAGAAGCACACGGACAGAT belongs to Musa acuminata AAA Group cultivar baxijiao chromosome BXJ1-11, Cavendish_Baxijiao_AAA, whole genome shotgun sequence and includes:
- the LOC103970177 gene encoding uncharacterized protein LOC103970177 isoform X1, which encodes MAGKEVREYTNLSDPKDRKWGKGKDKIDDEDITFQRMVAKMQEVAGERGGYLHGRGALDSDDLLYLKEQMEAEEDAERLLRCTEKQAFAAFKISSCVRVAYVDIFFVLASLFCFSFVL
- the LOC103970177 gene encoding uncharacterized protein LOC103970177 isoform X2, producing the protein MAGKEVREYTNLSDPKDRKWGKGKDKIDDEDITFQRMVAKMQEVAGERGGYLHGRGALDSDDLLYLKEQMEAEEDAERLLRCTEKQAFAAFKSCKSGGFITCTFALATSG